From Orcinus orca chromosome 3, mOrcOrc1.1, whole genome shotgun sequence, a single genomic window includes:
- the LOC105748106 gene encoding LOW QUALITY PROTEIN: serine-threonine kinase receptor-associated protein-like (The sequence of the model RefSeq protein was modified relative to this genomic sequence to represent the inferred CDS: inserted 2 bases in 1 codon), with product MLRQGDTGDWTGTFWGHEGAVWDATLNKDATTAATAAADFTAKVWDAVSGDEWMTLAHKHMVQTXDFTQDTNYLLTGGQDKLLCIYDLNKPEAEPKEISGHTSGIKKALWCSEDKQILSADDKTVRLWDHATMTEVKSLNFNMSVCSMEYIPEGEILVITYGRSTAFHSAVSLDPIKSFEAPATINSASLHPEKEFLVAGGEDFKLCKHDSNSGEELESYKGHLGPIHCVRFSPDGQLDASGSEDGTLRLWQTVVGKTYGLWKCVLPEEDSGELAEPRISFPETAEEELEEIASENSDAIYSATPEVKA from the exons ATGCTACGCCAGGGAGATACAGGAGACTGGACTGGAACATTTTGGGGTCATGAGGGTGCTGTTTGGGACGCAACATTAAATAAGGACGCCACCACAGCAGCTACAGCAGCTGCAGATTTCACAGCCAAAGTGTGGGATGCTGTCTCAGGAGATGAATGGATGACCCTGGCTCATAAACACATGGTCCAGAC GGATTTTACGCAGGATACTAATTACTTGTTAACCGGGGGACAGGATAAACTGTTATGCATATATGACTTGAACAAACCTGAGGCAGAACCTAAGGAAATCAGTGGTCATACCTCTGGTATTAAAAAGGCTCTATGGTGCAGCGAGGATAAACAGATCCTTTCAGCTGATGACAAAACTGTTCGCCTTTGGGATCATGCTACTATGACAGAAGTGAAATCTCTAAATTTTAATATGTCTGTTTGCAGTATGGAATATATTCCTGAGGGAGAGATCTTGGTAATAACTTATGGGCGATCTACTGCTTTTCACAGTGCAGTAAGTTTGGACCCAATTAAATCTTTTGAAGCTCCTGCAACCATCAATTCTGCATCTCTTCATCCTGAGAAAGAATTTCTTGTTGCAGGGGGTGAAGATTTTAAACTTTGTAAGCATGATTCTAATAGTGGAGAAGAATTAGAATCCTACAAAGGACACTTGGGTCCCATTCACTGTGTGAGGTTTAGTCCTGATGGACAACTCGATGCTAGTGGTTCTGAAGACGGAACACTGAGACTATGGCAGACTGTGGTAGGAAAAACATACGGCCTTTGGAAATGCGTGCTTCCTGAAGAAGACAGTGGTGAGCTGGCAGAGCCGAGGATCAGTTTTCCAGAGACAGCGGAAGAGGAGCTAGAAGAAATTGCTTCAGAGAATTCTGATGCCATCTATAGTGCAACTCCTGAAGTTAAGGCCTGA